From the Paenibacillus segetis genome, the window GTAACCAGTCCTTCGCTTCCCTGCTGAATCACCTTCGTCTTGCCTTTAAGCAATTCTGGATCAGCAGTCTTAACGATTGTGAATGGTACAGTCTCTTGCTGTTGCACCGTATGTTTGTCGACCCGGACAATACGAATCTCCAAATCAGACTTAAGTGCACTAGTTAGAGCAGGAGTAACTTTATCTGCTGGGTCCAAGGATACACCAAGCTCCTTGATTGCGCCCTCTACGTTGTTTTGTGTTGTAAAATGGGTTCTAGTTGTTCCATCCGCTATAACCTTTACAGGAATGGCACGTATAATGACAATTCGGTCTCCATCCTTAAGGGTGCTAGCGAGTGAACGCGAAACTTTGTCCTCGGGTTTCAATACGATGGAGTGTTCATCCAACACTTCATTCACTAGCGATTGACGAGTCTCTAAGGGTTGGATCTGACCATCGATGACCAAGCTGATGCTCTTCTTATCTTGGCTATTCAATCCAATCACGGTGATGATAACTACAGCGACTGCCAACAAGCTAATTACAGAAACAAGGCGTAAATTTTCAGGCTTCCAATGCATTGCGTAAGACATGCTGGATGAGCGTGATTCATGGGTTTCCTTTTTGTGGAAAATGCCCATATCTTCCGTCCTCCTTCATAGCCCCGCCGTCTAATTCGATATAAGATACATTTGACGTGACTATTATTCATTTTTACGAAATGCATGAACTACTGCATTTCGCATCCTGCCCCAGTCCGGTCGGCATATGTCATCCTCCTGATTAACAAGAGTATGATGTGCCTATTACATTTATTCAAAATAAAAGAAGCCTAAAGAAAGAGTCAGAGGAACTCCTTCGTGGCTTCCGAGTATCGTGATGTAATAGGATGCACGAGTTGCCTCTCTTAGACGCTTACGAGGTTAGCTGTCGGATTCGGACGCAGAGAGCCGCCCTTTCTCAGTACATTCGCTCATGGCGCAATGACCTCGAATTCACCCCAAAGACCCTATGAAGAAATCAATTACGGTAAGATTGGTAGTTGACCTAATCTATATCGTATCGGTTCCCCCGTTCTCCCATGCAGGAGATTCAGCGAGACTGGTTCATGGAACCATGTGATCGAAGATATCCAAGGATTACCAAATGGCATCATTTTCGATTACTGAAAAGATTCTATCCTGTTTCGATACATGTTGTAAAGGACGAATCAAGCACGTTTTTTTAAAAATATGGTTAAAAAATTGTAATAATCTAGCTTTAAACGGTTAAAATGTATTAATCTTTCCCGATTGCTACCTTTTTCGTCCTTTTTACTCCCGAATTCATCTAATCCCAAATCGTTCCAGTGCATTTTTGGTGGTTATTTCGGCGATTTCCTCAAAGGACATGCCTTTAATCTCTGCCGCCGCTTCCGCAACTAAGCGTACATGTGCAGACTCATTTCTTTTTCCTCGATATGGGTGTGGTGTCAAATATGGGGAATCTGTTTCGATCAATAATCGGTCCATCGGTGTCTGTGCCAAAACCTCTTTTGGTTGTTTAGCGTTTTTAAAAGTGATGGGGCCACCAAACGATAAATGAAATCCCATATCTAGACACATTTTGGCAATTTCCCAGCTTCCAGAGAATGAATGCATCACTCCACCGATCTCACTAGCCTTCTCTTCACGTAAAATCCGTACCACATCTTCATGAGCATCGCGGTTATGGATGCAAATTGGCATCCCTAGACTCCGAGCTAATCCGATTTGATCGCGAAATACCTTATGTTGAACATCTTTAGGGGATGTATCCCAATAATAATCCAAGCCTATTTCACCAATAGCTACTACTTTCTCATGAGCGCATAATTCAGCGATCCAGTCCAAATCGCCCTCACGCATCGTAATCGCATCCTGTGGATGCCATCCCACAGCCGCATAAATGAATTCATGAGCCTCTGCTAATTTCATTGTTGTAGGGATCGTTTCTCGATTAAAACCGATATTGATCATTCGAGTAACCCCGTTCTCCAATGCCCTTGTAATCGTTTCCTCACGGTCTTCATCAAACTGAATAGCATCCAAATGGGTATGAGTATCAAATAGCATCTTGTTGCGCCTCCTATATATGTCTATATTTGAAACAAATCAGCGATTTCTTGGGGAAGTTTATTTAACATAGGTATCAATTTATTATCCGGAAAGTACAAATGAAATTTCCCTCGATGAAGTCCGCTGATCGACCGGACAATATCCGACACCTCAGAAATTTCCCGGAGCCTGTCTTGACGGTCCAAAAGTAATATTTGCTTCTCCCTAAATTCCCCGTCAGGACGAAACACATCATAAGGCAGGT encodes:
- a CDS encoding TatD family hydrolase — protein: MLFDTHTHLDAIQFDEDREETITRALENGVTRMINIGFNRETIPTTMKLAEAHEFIYAAVGWHPQDAITMREGDLDWIAELCAHEKVVAIGEIGLDYYWDTSPKDVQHKVFRDQIGLARSLGMPICIHNRDAHEDVVRILREEKASEIGGVMHSFSGSWEIAKMCLDMGFHLSFGGPITFKNAKQPKEVLAQTPMDRLLIETDSPYLTPHPYRGKRNESAHVRLVAEAAAEIKGMSFEEIAEITTKNALERFGIR
- a CDS encoding 3D domain-containing protein; this translates as MGIFHKKETHESRSSSMSYAMHWKPENLRLVSVISLLAVAVVIITVIGLNSQDKKSISLVIDGQIQPLETRQSLVNEVLDEHSIVLKPEDKVSRSLASTLKDGDRIVIIRAIPVKVIADGTTRTHFTTQNNVEGAIKELGVSLDPADKVTPALTSALKSDLEIRIVRVDKHTVQQQETVPFTIVKTADPELLKGKTKVIQQGSEGLVTHNIEKVYEDGVFVSKHWLGKEVSKAAQPKVIAVGTKKPTAVLSASITRKEGGVDISGLTSKGGVSFKYKKMIKNVTLTAYSAEEDGIGTKTASGTRVQEGRTIAVDKNIVPMGWWVYIEGVGFRRAEDTGGAIKGNKIDVYYDSLKAANQFGRKKGRTVYVIGPTKPELN